A portion of the Krasilnikovia cinnamomea genome contains these proteins:
- a CDS encoding sensor histidine kinase, producing the protein MGWVSRLFDARDTRVRMLLLDLSGVAYLVFGPHTGRTPTPTQWVLAVVAFTAALVLHRRPVVNLLVQTALLVVAFTVIDDATINEVGTSWALLEVTMAVSRVWMIWAAAAVVVAAHLVDFAGMPLSALPQWVLRLVVVVGLPVLFGLVIRTSRELARQAEERAAEQRRRHESEERAARAAERGAIARELHDVVAHHVASMVLRIGVAQHVLPEADPRVAEVFDDVHRTGTAALADLRRLVAVLRDPDAEGTDAGLTAIEPAALPAALRAAVDTAARAGLTVHAEIDPAVGTLDAVRGLAVLRLTQEALTNVAKHAGTSAHARLRVGMRDGDLEWEVRDDGGGTPPAAVPSGGHGLTGMRERVEVLGGRLSAGPAEGGWRVHTTLPATVGPA; encoded by the coding sequence GTGGGTTGGGTCAGCCGGCTGTTCGACGCGCGCGACACGCGCGTACGGATGCTGCTGCTCGATCTCAGCGGGGTCGCCTACCTGGTCTTCGGTCCGCACACCGGGCGCACACCGACGCCGACGCAGTGGGTGCTGGCGGTGGTCGCCTTCACCGCGGCGCTGGTCCTGCACCGCCGCCCGGTGGTGAACCTGCTGGTGCAGACCGCGCTGCTGGTGGTCGCGTTCACGGTGATCGACGACGCCACCATCAACGAGGTCGGCACCAGCTGGGCGCTGCTCGAGGTCACGATGGCCGTGAGCCGGGTGTGGATGATCTGGGCGGCGGCCGCCGTCGTGGTCGCCGCGCACCTGGTCGACTTCGCCGGAATGCCGCTGTCCGCGTTGCCGCAGTGGGTGCTCCGGCTGGTTGTCGTCGTGGGGCTGCCGGTCCTGTTCGGCCTGGTGATCCGGACCAGCCGGGAGCTGGCCCGGCAGGCCGAGGAGCGCGCCGCCGAGCAGCGGCGCCGCCACGAGTCCGAGGAACGGGCGGCCCGTGCCGCCGAGCGCGGCGCGATCGCCCGCGAGCTGCACGACGTGGTGGCCCACCACGTCGCGTCGATGGTGCTGCGGATCGGGGTGGCGCAGCACGTGCTGCCCGAGGCCGACCCGCGGGTCGCGGAGGTCTTCGACGACGTGCACCGCACCGGCACCGCCGCGCTGGCCGACCTGCGCCGCCTGGTCGCGGTGTTGCGCGACCCGGATGCCGAGGGCACCGACGCGGGCCTGACCGCGATCGAACCGGCCGCGCTGCCGGCGGCCCTGCGCGCGGCGGTGGACACGGCGGCCCGCGCCGGTCTCACGGTGCATGCCGAGATCGACCCGGCCGTGGGCACGCTGGACGCGGTGCGCGGGCTGGCGGTGCTGCGGCTCACCCAGGAGGCGTTGACGAACGTGGCCAAGCACGCCGGTACGTCGGCGCACGCCCGGCTGCGGGTCGGGATGCGCGACGGGGACCTGGAATGGGAGGTCCGCGACGATGGTGGCGGCACCCCACCGGCCGCGGTGCCGTCCGGCGGGCACGGCCTGACCGGCATGCGGGAGCGGGTGGAGGTTCTCGGTGGGCGGCTCTCGGCGGGGCCGGCCGAGGGTGGCTGGCGGGTGCACACCACGCTGCCCGCCACGGTGGGGCCCGCGTGA
- a CDS encoding ABA4-like family protein: MTESLFTLTFAVAAPFWALMILLPRWSWTARVVGSPLIVLPVVVIYLALVLPALGTVLPAVASPTLDSVRDLLGTDRGAAAAWAHMIGFDLFVGRWAWLDSRERGIPALVISPVLVLTILLGPLGLGTYLVLRSRWPRPAAVPAAAEQRLG; the protein is encoded by the coding sequence ATGACGGAATCGTTGTTCACGCTGACGTTCGCGGTCGCGGCCCCGTTCTGGGCGCTGATGATCCTGCTGCCCCGGTGGTCGTGGACCGCACGGGTGGTCGGTTCTCCGCTGATCGTGCTGCCCGTCGTGGTGATCTACCTGGCGTTGGTGCTGCCCGCCCTCGGCACGGTGCTGCCCGCGGTGGCCTCGCCCACCCTGGACAGCGTGCGCGACCTGCTCGGCACCGACCGTGGTGCGGCGGCGGCCTGGGCCCACATGATCGGCTTCGACCTGTTCGTCGGGCGGTGGGCCTGGCTGGACTCCCGCGAGCGGGGCATCCCCGCGCTGGTGATCTCGCCGGTGCTGGTGCTCACGATCCTGCTCGGGCCGCTCGGCCTGGGCACATATCTGGTGCTGCGGTCCAGGTGGCCCCGGCCCGCAGCGGTCCCGGCGGCCGCCGAGCAGCGCCTAGGCTGA
- a CDS encoding FAD-dependent oxidoreductase: MHAAIVGAGPTGLFTAIALARRGHRATVVDRDAGPAPDGSWDRRGVMQFHHPHGLRQQIVEALEAELPEVRDALLAAGAALTIVPAEGEHPSMVVGMQCRRSTFERVLRAAAVAEPGVTLVRGHADDVLRGRGRAGGVRVDGRELDADLVVNATGRSGRFADDLRAPGTAADCGLAYVSRQYQLLPGAERGPVNAPVGLMIRFRGYLAGVFLHDNRTVSVLIARPSTDRALALLRTTAAFDAAVQAIPGLDAWTSPERTRPITPVLPGGHLHNTYRGQLDADGRVALPGLVHLGDAVCTTNPTAGRGMATSLMQAHRIVLSLAGHRGDVEAATRDFDAWCTEEIRPWFLDHLAVDADETRMWAGEDVDLSRPLGSGHIVAAARADPRLMRVVGPYLSMRALPSSLAEAEPRAREIYAGGWRPPIPDGPTRDDLAELIAPLASAPSRALLPHQALLPR, from the coding sequence ATGCACGCAGCCATCGTCGGGGCGGGGCCGACCGGACTGTTCACCGCGATCGCTCTCGCTCGCCGGGGGCACCGGGCCACGGTGGTGGACCGCGACGCCGGACCGGCACCGGACGGCTCGTGGGACCGGCGCGGCGTCATGCAGTTCCACCACCCGCACGGCCTGCGGCAGCAGATCGTGGAGGCGCTGGAGGCGGAGCTGCCCGAGGTGCGCGACGCGCTGCTGGCGGCCGGTGCCGCACTGACCATTGTGCCGGCCGAGGGCGAGCACCCCTCGATGGTGGTCGGCATGCAGTGCCGCCGGTCGACGTTCGAGCGGGTGCTGCGCGCCGCGGCGGTCGCCGAACCCGGCGTCACGCTGGTCCGCGGGCACGCCGACGACGTGCTGCGCGGCCGGGGGCGGGCGGGCGGGGTGCGAGTGGACGGCCGGGAACTGGACGCCGACCTGGTCGTCAACGCCACCGGGCGCAGCGGGCGGTTCGCGGACGATCTGCGCGCGCCGGGCACGGCGGCGGACTGCGGCCTGGCGTACGTGTCGCGCCAGTACCAGCTGCTGCCCGGCGCCGAACGCGGGCCGGTCAACGCCCCGGTCGGGCTGATGATCCGGTTCCGCGGCTACCTGGCCGGGGTGTTCCTGCACGACAACCGTACGGTCTCCGTGCTGATCGCCCGGCCGAGCACCGACCGGGCGCTGGCGCTGCTGCGCACCACGGCCGCGTTCGACGCGGCGGTTCAGGCGATCCCGGGCCTGGACGCCTGGACCTCGCCGGAGCGCACCCGGCCGATCACCCCGGTGCTGCCGGGTGGGCATCTGCACAACACGTACCGTGGCCAGCTCGACGCCGACGGGCGGGTGGCGCTGCCGGGCCTGGTGCATCTCGGCGACGCGGTGTGCACGACGAACCCGACCGCCGGGCGCGGCATGGCCACCAGCCTCATGCAGGCACACCGGATCGTGCTGTCGCTGGCCGGGCACCGTGGCGACGTCGAGGCCGCGACCCGCGACTTCGACGCCTGGTGCACCGAGGAGATCCGGCCCTGGTTCCTCGACCACCTCGCGGTGGACGCGGACGAGACACGCATGTGGGCGGGCGAGGACGTCGACCTGAGCCGACCGCTCGGTTCGGGGCACATCGTGGCGGCCGCCCGGGCCGATCCGCGGCTCATGCGGGTCGTCGGGCCGTACCTGAGCATGCGGGCGCTGCCGTCGTCGCTGGCCGAGGCGGAGCCACGGGCCCGCGAGATCTACGCCGGGGGCTGGCGTCCGCCCATCCCGGACGGCCCGACCCGCGACGACCTGGCCGAACTGATCGCTCCGCTGGCGAGCGCGCCGTCGCGGGCTCTCCTGCCGCACCAGGCCCTCCTACCGCGGTAG
- a CDS encoding DUF389 domain-containing protein: protein MLQLRIIAPADRTAAVEEVLNGDPGVTHLVVLPGAARDPANGDVLYCDVVREAASGVLSQLRQLRIDQDGSIMLERVDTMLSAAADRAARQVPGHGADAVVWEEIEHATGEECKLSGAYLTFMIVATAIAGIGVLLDQPILIVGAMVVGPEFGPLAALCVGIVRFRRRLISRALTALLVGFPVGMLGTVLSTWALDWMDLVSKDMLLGERPLTAFIWQPDALSWVVGMLAGVAGMLSLTSAKAGALVGVLISVTTVPAAANAAVALAYGVMNEAAGSALQLVINLAAIAVAGVLTLIVQRLAWRS from the coding sequence GTGCTGCAATTGCGGATCATCGCGCCCGCCGACCGGACCGCCGCGGTCGAGGAGGTGCTGAACGGGGACCCCGGCGTCACCCACCTCGTGGTGTTGCCCGGGGCGGCCCGCGACCCGGCGAACGGTGACGTGCTCTATTGCGACGTGGTCCGGGAGGCCGCCAGCGGGGTGCTGTCCCAGCTGCGGCAGCTCCGGATCGACCAGGACGGCTCGATCATGCTGGAGCGGGTGGACACGATGCTGTCCGCCGCCGCGGACCGGGCGGCGCGCCAGGTGCCGGGCCACGGCGCGGACGCGGTCGTCTGGGAGGAGATCGAGCACGCCACGGGCGAGGAGTGCAAGCTGTCGGGGGCGTACCTGACGTTCATGATCGTGGCGACCGCGATCGCGGGCATCGGTGTGCTGCTCGACCAGCCCATCCTCATCGTCGGGGCGATGGTGGTCGGCCCGGAGTTCGGGCCGCTGGCCGCGCTGTGCGTCGGCATCGTGCGGTTCCGGCGCCGGCTGATCAGCCGCGCTCTGACGGCCCTGCTCGTGGGGTTCCCGGTCGGCATGCTGGGCACGGTGCTGAGCACGTGGGCGCTGGACTGGATGGACTTGGTGAGCAAGGACATGCTGCTCGGTGAGCGCCCACTGACCGCCTTCATCTGGCAGCCGGACGCGCTGAGCTGGGTGGTCGGCATGCTGGCCGGGGTCGCCGGGATGCTGTCGCTGACGTCGGCCAAGGCGGGCGCGCTCGTCGGGGTGCTGATCTCGGTGACCACCGTCCCGGCGGCGGCCAACGCGGCCGTGGCACTCGCGTACGGGGTGATGAACGAGGCCGCCGGATCGGCGCTGCAACTGGTCATCAACCTCGCCGCGATCGCGGTCGCGGGCGTGCTCACCCTCATCGTGCAGCGCCTGGCTTGGCGCAGCTGA
- a CDS encoding GlxA family transcriptional regulator produces MSRVVFVLAPRVHLLDLAGPAQVFGTATDQGHRYDLAYVADTPQVSSAQGLNLQATLDWPPLTRDDLVVVPGWRAPTLARSGRFGRPTLSRIAAHHAAGGMVASVCAGADALGRAGLLDGRRCTTHHDVQDELARRYPRAQVVRDVLYVEDGRVVTSAGIASGIDLALHLVAVRHGPATAARVARQMVVYARRNGEAQQASAMLRHRGHLSDAVHRVQDRIDAQFTETLTLADLAATAGVSERTVTRLFTAAIGQTPLRYQQLLRVERAEHLISQGATVEAAARAVGFSDARMLRRLRGRVTVVPDLRQ; encoded by the coding sequence GTGAGCCGGGTGGTGTTCGTGCTGGCGCCCCGGGTGCACCTGCTCGACCTGGCCGGGCCCGCCCAGGTGTTCGGCACGGCCACCGACCAGGGCCACCGGTACGACCTGGCGTACGTGGCCGACACCCCGCAGGTCAGCAGCGCGCAGGGGCTGAACCTGCAGGCCACCCTGGACTGGCCCCCGCTCACCCGCGACGACCTGGTCGTGGTGCCGGGCTGGCGGGCGCCCACCCTGGCCCGCTCGGGCCGGTTCGGCCGCCCGACCCTGAGCCGCATCGCCGCGCACCACGCGGCCGGCGGGATGGTGGCCAGCGTCTGCGCGGGCGCCGACGCGCTGGGGCGGGCCGGACTGCTCGACGGGCGCCGCTGCACCACGCACCACGACGTGCAGGACGAACTGGCCCGGCGCTACCCGAGGGCGCAGGTGGTCCGCGACGTGCTCTACGTCGAGGACGGCCGGGTGGTCACCTCGGCCGGCATCGCCAGCGGCATCGACCTCGCGCTGCACCTCGTCGCGGTCCGCCACGGTCCGGCCACCGCCGCCCGGGTGGCCCGGCAGATGGTGGTGTACGCGCGCCGCAACGGCGAGGCCCAGCAGGCCAGCGCGATGCTGCGGCACCGGGGCCACCTCAGTGACGCGGTGCACCGGGTGCAGGACCGGATCGACGCCCAGTTCACCGAGACCCTGACCCTGGCCGACCTGGCCGCCACGGCAGGGGTCAGCGAGCGCACCGTGACCCGGCTGTTCACGGCGGCCATCGGGCAGACCCCGCTGCGCTACCAGCAACTGCTGCGGGTGGAACGCGCCGAGCACCTGATCTCCCAGGGCGCCACCGTGGAGGCCGCCGCTCGTGCGGTCGGCTTCTCCGACGCCCGCATGCTGCGCCGGCTGCGCGGGCGCGTCACCGTGGTCCCCGATCTCCGCCAGTGA
- a CDS encoding cysteine hydrolase family protein → MTSALLVIDVQESFRARPLWQAVSNPALVTRVQRLVDAARAAADLVVWVLHAEPGTGGEFDPDSGLVRLIEPLRPAAGEPVLTKTSRNAFTTTNLAQHLTARGIRDLVICGIQTEQCCETTARVGADLGYAVTFVTDATATFPIPHRDAPAGRSVADLLADPRTLRAVDIVARTEYALAGRFATIRTVDELTGAIVGR, encoded by the coding sequence ATGACCTCCGCGCTGCTCGTCATCGACGTCCAGGAATCGTTCCGGGCCCGCCCGCTGTGGCAGGCCGTCTCCAACCCCGCCCTGGTCACCCGGGTGCAGCGCCTCGTCGACGCCGCCCGCGCCGCGGCCGACCTGGTCGTCTGGGTGCTGCACGCCGAACCCGGCACCGGTGGGGAGTTCGACCCGGACAGTGGCCTGGTCCGCCTCATCGAACCGCTGCGCCCGGCCGCCGGGGAACCGGTACTCACCAAGACCTCGCGCAACGCGTTCACCACCACGAACCTCGCCCAGCACCTTACCGCGCGCGGCATCCGCGACCTCGTGATCTGCGGCATCCAGACGGAGCAGTGCTGCGAGACCACCGCCCGGGTCGGCGCCGACCTAGGGTACGCGGTCACGTTCGTCACCGACGCCACCGCCACCTTCCCGATCCCGCACCGCGACGCCCCGGCCGGACGCAGCGTGGCGGACCTGCTGGCGGACCCGCGTACGCTGCGCGCCGTGGACATCGTCGCGCGCACCGAGTACGCGCTGGCCGGCCGGTTCGCCACGATCCGGACGGTCGACGAGCTGACCGGCGCCATTGTGGGCCGGTGA
- a CDS encoding putative bifunctional diguanylate cyclase/phosphodiesterase, whose translation MRPEQAGGQPPSGGFRPAPQRRVTTLAWAFVAASVGVLALVAWGPAVLRAPFTLLALAGGLWALTYGMRRNAAPEQRGPWRCLLVAAWLFLVAIVLRAVVPGAAATPPGPMVLIPDAFVLPAYLIMGYGFAGMLRRRRATEDAPARVDALLVGLATAFMTWTYVIAPQLGHDGVNVLRLANSCFPVIDVVLLVLVAQLTLAGGARQPALWLLIGGSTAMFAGDFLFTLRDGQILDLSQHTVETLFVAVFLLVGASALHPSMRTLTQPQQIIAQDLSKVRTVLIALVVVVPTVITTLEPPRGVVDAAVRSVLCALLVIGVLARVVRANNSQARAEQSIRRRATHDALTDLPNRELLAETIATWGDRAVAEQLEISLLFIDLDRFKMVNDHWGHQIGDELLCAVAGRLGTQVREDDLVCRIGGDEFVIALATPSHSRYAESLAERVLGEFVRPFRLSVGEVVISASIGVAKSLGGAHALELIRDADTAMYKAKGSGRNAFAMFDTSLRDEVRDRMNLEQALRGALERDELSVHFQPIVDLGTGELEGFEALMRWRHPVLGAVSPMQFIPIAEETGLIVEAGAWLLRESANQLTRWIAERPGGARELHVSVNVSVRQLRDGALVDVVRDVLAETGLPPQALWLEITESGVMEDLNTALATLHALRELGVVLCIDDFGTGYSSLSYLNRLPVGIVKLDRSFVSEVGESGANEPIVRAVLAMTGAMNLRVVAEGVETEVQRDWLRAQGCDLAQGWYYGAAKVATDLDDWIRPPATV comes from the coding sequence GTGCGCCCTGAGCAGGCCGGTGGCCAACCCCCCTCCGGCGGGTTCCGGCCAGCGCCCCAGCGCCGGGTCACCACGCTGGCGTGGGCCTTCGTGGCCGCCAGCGTCGGCGTGCTCGCGCTGGTCGCCTGGGGCCCGGCAGTGCTGCGCGCCCCGTTCACGCTGCTCGCTCTCGCGGGTGGCCTCTGGGCACTGACGTACGGAATGCGCCGCAACGCCGCCCCCGAGCAGCGCGGCCCGTGGCGCTGCCTGCTGGTGGCCGCGTGGCTGTTCCTGGTGGCCATCGTGCTGCGCGCCGTCGTGCCCGGCGCCGCCGCCACCCCGCCCGGACCGATGGTCCTGATCCCCGACGCGTTCGTGCTTCCGGCCTACCTGATCATGGGGTACGGCTTCGCGGGCATGCTGCGCCGCCGCCGCGCCACCGAGGACGCCCCCGCGCGGGTGGACGCCCTGCTCGTCGGGCTCGCGACCGCGTTCATGACCTGGACGTACGTCATCGCCCCGCAGCTCGGCCACGACGGCGTCAACGTCCTGCGGCTGGCGAACTCCTGCTTCCCCGTCATCGACGTGGTCCTGCTCGTGCTGGTCGCCCAGCTCACCCTGGCCGGCGGCGCCCGCCAGCCCGCGCTGTGGTTGCTCATCGGCGGGTCCACCGCGATGTTCGCCGGTGACTTCCTGTTCACCCTGCGTGACGGACAGATCCTGGACCTCTCCCAGCACACCGTGGAGACCCTCTTCGTCGCCGTGTTCCTGCTGGTCGGGGCGTCGGCGCTGCACCCGTCCATGCGGACGCTGACCCAGCCACAGCAGATCATCGCCCAGGACCTGAGCAAGGTCCGTACGGTCCTGATCGCGCTCGTGGTCGTCGTGCCCACGGTGATCACCACGCTGGAGCCGCCGCGCGGCGTGGTCGACGCCGCCGTCCGGTCCGTGCTCTGCGCCCTGCTTGTCATCGGCGTCCTGGCCCGGGTCGTCCGGGCCAACAACTCCCAGGCCCGCGCCGAGCAGTCCATCCGCCGCCGCGCCACCCACGACGCGCTGACCGACCTGCCCAACCGCGAACTGCTGGCCGAGACCATCGCCACCTGGGGCGACCGGGCGGTCGCCGAGCAGCTGGAGATCAGCCTGCTCTTCATCGACCTCGACCGGTTCAAGATGGTCAACGACCACTGGGGACACCAGATCGGCGACGAGCTGCTCTGCGCGGTCGCGGGCCGCCTCGGCACCCAGGTACGCGAGGACGACCTGGTGTGCCGGATCGGCGGGGACGAGTTCGTCATCGCCCTGGCCACCCCCTCGCACTCCCGGTACGCGGAGTCGCTGGCCGAGCGGGTGCTCGGCGAGTTCGTGCGACCGTTCCGGCTCAGCGTCGGCGAGGTGGTCATCTCCGCCTCCATCGGCGTGGCCAAGTCGCTCGGCGGGGCGCACGCCCTGGAACTGATCCGCGACGCCGACACCGCCATGTACAAGGCCAAGGGCTCCGGTCGCAACGCCTTCGCCATGTTCGACACGTCGCTGCGCGACGAGGTGCGCGACCGGATGAACCTCGAACAGGCGCTGCGTGGCGCCCTGGAACGCGACGAGCTGTCGGTGCACTTCCAGCCCATCGTGGACCTCGGCACCGGGGAGCTGGAAGGGTTCGAGGCGCTCATGCGGTGGCGGCACCCGGTGCTCGGCGCGGTGTCACCGATGCAGTTCATCCCCATCGCCGAGGAGACCGGTCTCATCGTCGAGGCCGGCGCCTGGCTGCTGCGCGAGTCGGCCAACCAGCTGACCCGCTGGATCGCCGAGCGGCCCGGCGGCGCCCGCGAACTGCACGTCTCGGTCAACGTCTCCGTGCGCCAGCTACGCGACGGCGCGCTCGTCGACGTCGTACGCGACGTGCTGGCCGAAACCGGCCTGCCGCCGCAGGCGCTCTGGCTGGAGATCACCGAGTCCGGCGTCATGGAGGATCTGAACACCGCGCTGGCCACGCTGCACGCGCTGCGCGAGCTCGGCGTCGTGCTCTGCATCGACGACTTCGGCACCGGGTACTCGTCGCTGAGCTACCTCAACCGGCTGCCGGTCGGCATCGTCAAGCTGGACCGCTCGTTCGTCTCCGAGGTCGGCGAGAGCGGTGCCAACGAGCCGATCGTGCGGGCCGTGCTGGCCATGACGGGGGCGATGAACCTGCGGGTGGTCGCCGAGGGCGTCGAGACCGAGGTGCAGCGCGACTGGCTCCGGGCCCAGGGCTGCGACCTGGCGCAGGGCTGGTACTACGGCGCCGCGAAGGTGGCCACCGACCTGGACGACTGGATCCGCCCACCCGCGACGGTCTGA
- a CDS encoding peptidoglycan recognition protein family protein — MDVTRTSNRIVAAVTGAAVAITGTVTGTAAPAPPAYAAPAAEPALQTLALPTTSGATPAGTSFAAPGTARAGGTGLAVAPRVTKPFSLLGATWTDPQARLGGTVQVRTRAAADGRWSAWRTLESDGTSPAAPGSADAGGRGSTDPVWVGDSDAVEARVATGDGTRPLPAGLRLDLINPDADLPAPVAGTPSPGPAASASASGASDSAAQVGGGSVAGTGRAAVGTAVAVPPRPAPAVVSRAGWRANEAMVADPPEYTTDVQVLFVHHTATSNDYSCADSARIVRGIQAYHVRSNGWNDIGYNFLVDKCGTLFEGRGGGVDQPVLGAHTLGFNSHSAAIAVIGDYTGRAVSTKVRWVIAQVAAYKIGMYGHLATERTALVSSGGERFPAGTRVTFNRVSGHRDAGRTACPGNALYGQLGTIRGLAGGAPAGFKMARMTGATQVGAAFYARGPVRPLWTTTTPTALLNRFDVIVDGAVVASAPRAHRTTLLNLNPGRHVVTVRAYHLSGRAVSQTRALVVDRTAPTYTSGPAVWLRGGSLDGSVPIYLRWTATDPGGLRSVTLTRPSVVALGTTARAWAGTATPGRPTTWSIRAADRAGNTRTATVTRTPLLLTERTTARTGRWANVTGRGYFGGSALRSITAGSSMTWTFTGSSASLAASRTPTSGRLKVYVDGRYSGVVDLRSRTTSHRMAVWARSWPASATHTVRVVVQGTTGRPGVALDGLVLLR, encoded by the coding sequence GTGGACGTGACTCGGACCAGCAACCGGATCGTCGCCGCCGTGACCGGCGCGGCGGTGGCCATCACCGGCACCGTGACCGGAACCGCCGCACCCGCCCCGCCCGCATACGCGGCGCCCGCCGCGGAACCGGCGTTGCAGACGCTGGCGCTGCCGACAACATCCGGCGCCACGCCCGCCGGGACGTCGTTCGCCGCGCCGGGCACCGCCCGCGCCGGGGGGACCGGGCTCGCGGTCGCGCCGCGGGTCACGAAGCCGTTCAGCCTGCTCGGGGCGACCTGGACCGATCCGCAGGCCCGGCTCGGCGGCACCGTGCAGGTCCGTACCCGGGCCGCGGCCGACGGCCGGTGGAGCGCCTGGCGCACCCTCGAATCGGACGGCACCAGCCCGGCCGCGCCGGGCAGCGCCGACGCCGGCGGGCGCGGCAGCACCGATCCCGTCTGGGTGGGCGACTCCGACGCGGTCGAGGCCCGCGTCGCGACCGGCGACGGGACCCGGCCCCTGCCCGCAGGCCTGCGCCTGGACCTGATCAACCCCGACGCCGACCTGCCCGCGCCGGTCGCGGGCACCCCCTCCCCCGGCCCGGCCGCCTCGGCCTCCGCCTCGGGCGCCTCGGATTCCGCCGCGCAGGTCGGCGGTGGCTCGGTCGCCGGTACCGGCCGGGCGGCCGTGGGAACCGCCGTCGCCGTGCCGCCGCGGCCCGCGCCCGCCGTTGTCAGCCGCGCCGGCTGGCGCGCGAACGAGGCCATGGTCGCCGACCCCCCGGAATACACGACCGACGTGCAGGTGCTGTTCGTGCACCACACAGCGACCAGCAACGACTACTCGTGCGCGGACTCGGCACGGATCGTGCGCGGCATCCAGGCGTACCACGTCCGCAGCAACGGCTGGAACGACATCGGCTACAACTTCCTGGTCGACAAGTGCGGCACCCTGTTCGAGGGGCGCGGGGGCGGGGTGGACCAGCCCGTGCTCGGCGCGCACACCCTCGGCTTCAACTCGCACAGTGCGGCCATCGCGGTCATCGGCGACTACACCGGCCGCGCCGTCTCCACGAAGGTGCGCTGGGTGATCGCGCAGGTCGCCGCGTACAAAATCGGCATGTACGGCCATCTGGCCACCGAGCGGACCGCGCTCGTGTCGTCGGGCGGCGAGCGCTTCCCCGCCGGCACCCGGGTCACGTTCAACCGCGTCTCCGGGCACCGCGACGCCGGCAGGACGGCCTGCCCCGGCAACGCCCTGTACGGGCAGCTCGGCACGATCCGCGGCCTGGCGGGCGGCGCCCCCGCCGGTTTCAAGATGGCCCGGATGACCGGCGCCACGCAGGTCGGCGCCGCGTTCTACGCCCGTGGCCCGGTCCGGCCGCTGTGGACCACCACCACCCCCACCGCGCTGCTCAACCGCTTCGACGTCATCGTCGACGGCGCCGTGGTCGCCTCCGCGCCCCGGGCGCACCGCACCACGCTGCTCAATCTGAATCCGGGCCGGCACGTGGTCACCGTGCGTGCCTACCACCTGTCCGGCCGCGCGGTGAGCCAGACCCGCGCGCTGGTCGTCGACCGCACCGCACCGACGTACACGTCCGGCCCGGCGGTATGGCTGCGCGGCGGGTCGCTGGACGGCTCGGTGCCGATCTACCTGCGCTGGACGGCGACCGACCCGGGCGGGCTGCGCTCCGTGACCCTGACCAGGCCGAGCGTCGTCGCCCTGGGCACCACCGCGCGCGCCTGGGCGGGCACCGCGACGCCGGGCCGGCCGACGACCTGGTCGATCCGGGCGGCCGACCGGGCCGGCAACACCCGCACGGCGACGGTGACCCGTACGCCACTGCTACTCACCGAGCGCACCACAGCGCGTACCGGGCGCTGGGCGAACGTCACGGGCCGGGGGTATTTCGGCGGCAGCGCGCTGCGCAGCATCACCGCCGGGTCGAGCATGACGTGGACGTTCACCGGCTCGTCCGCGTCGCTGGCCGCCAGCCGGACCCCCACCTCCGGCCGGTTGAAGGTCTACGTGGACGGCCGGTACTCCGGCGTCGTCGACCTGCGCTCCCGCACGACGAGCCACCGGATGGCGGTCTGGGCCCGCTCGTGGCCGGCCAGCGCGACCCATACCGTACGGGTGGTGGTCCAGGGCACGACCGGGCGACCGGGCGTGGCCCTGGACGGGCTGGTCCTGCTGCGCTGA
- a CDS encoding sigma factor-like helix-turn-helix DNA-binding protein, which produces MGRHARQSRNGRPRLGAASAPPGTTVLRALDELSATHRDVLVELFYRGDSLEEAAAARGVPVETVKSRLYFAMRALRAVLDRQLAGDPPGAR; this is translated from the coding sequence ATGGGCCGCCACGCCCGGCAGTCGCGGAACGGGCGCCCCCGGCTCGGCGCGGCGTCGGCGCCGCCCGGCACCACGGTGCTGCGGGCGCTGGACGAACTCTCCGCCACGCACCGCGACGTGCTCGTGGAGCTGTTCTACCGCGGCGACTCGCTGGAGGAGGCGGCCGCCGCCCGGGGCGTACCGGTGGAGACGGTCAAGTCCCGGCTGTATTTCGCCATGCGGGCGTTGCGCGCGGTGCTCGACCGCCAGCTCGCCGGGGACCCGCCGGGCGCCCGCTGA
- a CDS encoding DUF5999 family protein, producing MCDHAPPCPRAADPDHHAARAVATHPEQGWSLLCNGVVTFDDTGEILPDGTVVDPHRPAVRKLAAAVG from the coding sequence ATGTGTGACCACGCGCCGCCTTGCCCCCGCGCGGCCGACCCCGACCACCACGCCGCGAGAGCGGTGGCCACTCACCCTGAGCAGGGTTGGAGCCTGCTCTGTAACGGAGTGGTGACTTTCGATGACACGGGCGAGATCCTGCCGGACGGCACGGTCGTCGACCCGCACCGCCCCGCCGTACGCAAGCTCGCCGCAGCCGTCGGCTAG